CCATGCGCCTGATTACAAACCGCAAGATCCTGGCGTGCAGCCTGTGAACCCGACAAATCCGGGCAGCAACCCAGACCAGCAAGCTCCTTCCAAACCGGGCCGGGGCTAAAAGACGCTCCTAGCTAAATCTAAGAACCGCGTTCCCAGCGCGGTTCTGGCGCTTGGTTGTAAAAGTGCCACTTTTCTTGCTATTCCAAGAGCAAAAGTGTAGGGTTCGGCCATTCAAGCTCGAGGCCCTTATGTTTTCTGGAATCGTAGAATCAGTGATGCCCATTGTGAGTTCTGAGGAACTGCAAAACGCCTATCGTATTAAAATCAAAAAACCTAGTGAATTCAATGATATAAAACTTGGCGACAGCATTGCCTGTGATGGCGTTTGTTTGACGGTTGAAGCCTTCGATAACGAGCAAATGACCTTTGCTCTAGCGGCAGAGACAATCCAGGTTTTGAATTGGAATCCCCAGAGCTGGATCGGCAAACAAGTTAATCTTGAGAGATCCTTGCGTTTTGGCGACCGTATTCACGGACATTTGGTGACAGGTCACGTGGACAGTCTTGGGACGGTCATGCGGGCCGAGCTGGAAGGTGAGTCTTTCTTTCTCGACGTGAAAGTCAAAGACAGCATTCTTCCGTACGTGTGGAAAAAAGGCAGCATCACTTTAAACGGGGTGAGCCTTACGGTGAATGATCTTCGTGCCGATACAGTGTCGGTTTGTTTGATTCCTGAAACTTTGAAGCGCACAAACTTGGGCGCTCTTAAAGTGGGAGCGTCGATCAATGTCGAGCCTGATTATATGGCTCGCGCTATTCAACGTTCTCTTGAAGTGAGGAAAGATTAATGTCCTTCAATACAATTCCTGAAATTATTGACGATATCCGCGCAGGGAAAATGGTCATCCTCGTTGATGATGAAGATCGTGAGAACGAAGGTGATTTGATCCTCGCGACAGATCACGTAACAACTCAAGCAATTAATTTTATGATCACAGAGGCGCGCGGTTTGGTGTGCTTGACTGTGACAGCTCAGCAGATCGAACGTCTGCAATTGCCGTTGATGGTTCGTGACGAAATGAACTTCGCTCCGAACAAGACAGCGTTCACAGTGAGCATCGAAGCTGCTGAAGGAATCTCGACAGGGATTTCCGCAGCCGATCGTGCGCACACTTTGAGAGTCGCTGCCAACCCGCATGCAAAACCTTCTGATATCCACATGCCGGGACATATTTTCCCGATTCGCGCGCAACAAGGCGGTGTTCTCAAGCGTGCGGGGCATACTGAGGCGAGCGTGGATTTAGCGCGTCTTGCCGGTTTGAATCCTGCCGCTGTTATTTGTGAAGTGATGAATCCTGACGGCACTATGGCTCGTGTCGGCGACCTCAAAGAGTTCGCGAAGAAGCATGGCCTCAAAATTGGTACGATCGTGGATTTGATCGCCTACCGTTTGGCGAATGAAACTTTGGTGGAAGAGTTGGGTGGTTTCGATCTTCCGGCTTCTTTCGGCGAAAATATGAAAGCGCGTGTTTTCCGCAGCACTGTTGATGGCCTTGAACATTTGGTGATTCAAAAAGGCGAAGTCCATCCAGAGTCTGAAACTTTGGTGCGTGTTCACGTCGACAACTTCACTCGCGACTTCATGGCGGTTTTGCAAAGAGGCGCCTCGACAGTTGTTGAAAGCCTGAAACTGATCAACGAAGAAAAATCCGGCGTTTTTGTTTTGCTGCGTGGGAACAACCGCACTCAAGGTCTTGTGCAAGAACTGCAAGTTCTTGTCGGCATGGGGGATGTTCGTCCAGCTACGCCATTGATGGACGAAAGAGATTACGGTATCGGCGCGCAGATCTTGCGTGAAATCGGCGCTCATAAGATTCGTCTTCTTACAAACAAACCAGAGAAAAAAGTAGGCCTCAAAGCCTTCGGAATTGAAATCGTAGAAATCGTCGCTATCGAAAATATAAAGGGGCAGAAATAATGAGTATCAAAGTTGGTGTTGTCACAGCTCGTTTTAACAACGAAATCACAGAAAAATTAGAAGAAGGCGCGATCAGCTATCTAGAGTCTTGCGATGGCGTAGAGATTTTCGCGGCTCTTGTTCCGGGTGCAGTCGAGCTTCCTTTGGCATGTCAGGCGTTCCTCGACGCTGGTTGTGACGGTGTGGTGGCCTTGGGTGCTGTGATCCGTGGTGAAACTTCTCACTATGACTACGTTTGCAACTCTGTGACCGACGGTATCACTCGTTTGATGCTTGATTATAAAAAACCGGTCGGGTTTGGCGTCCTGACGACAGAAAACGAAGAGCAAGCTCTTGATAGAGCCGGTGGTAAGCACGGTAACAAGGGTGCGGAAGCGGCCCAAGTCGTGATGGAAATGATCGGTTTGACTCAAGAGATTCCTGCGGCTTTGAAAACCGCTGCGATTATGGCCAAGGGCCAGTCGACGAAGTCCGCGAAGAGCACTTCCAAAACCGCTGCTAAAGCGTCAAAAAAGAAGAAAAAAGCTAGAAAGTAGTCTCTATAGAACCTAGCATGTAGAGGTGATGGAAAATACACCTGTAAATGACGAGTTCTTGCCTCCTGGTCCTCAGGAATTTAGAAAACGACGCCGCGAGATCCTCTTGGTCCTTGTGGTGTCGTTTTTGTTTGGTCTTCTAACTTGGTTTGAGATTCGTCTCTTCGCCACAAGCCAACAGCTTCCCTTTGTTCACAGTATTTTCTTCTTCGGTTTGGTGAACTTCAACATCATCTTGTTGCTGTTGCTGCTCTTTATGATTTTCCGAAACGTCGTGAAGGTGTTCGTCGAAAGACAGGGGAAGATCTTCGGCAGCAGTCTGAAAGCAAAGTTGATTGCCGCATTCGTGGCGTTCAGTTTTGTTCCGACCGTGTTGATGTTTATCATCTCGGTCTTTTATATCAATTCGAGTTTCGATAAGTGGTTTAGTGCAAAGATGGCGGGCGTTTTAAAAAGCTCCATTGAAGTGACGAACGCTTATTATTTTAATGCGAAGAAAAAGAACTATCACTTTGCACATCAGATCGCGGATTCCATTCGTCCTTTGCGTTCGCAAAACGATGTCAAGAATCGCATCGAAAAGCTGCGCAAAGATTTCAGCTTAGATGCCGTGGAATACTATCCTTCTCTGTTTGGAAAAAGACAGGTTGTGACGGCCGAGGACGACAATGTTCCGACAGTGCCGGCGGTTTCGCTCGAGTTCTTGCAAAAAGGTATTAAGCTGCAAGCCGAAGCCAGCATCATCCATCAATTCGGTGACGGAAACTTGGTGCGAGTGATTGTGCCTGTACAAGAAGGTGCTGAAAAAGGCGCGGTGGTGGTTTCAAGCTTCTTGCCTCTTTCATTGATTTCAAAGATGAACGACATCTCGACAGCTTACGACGAGTTCCGCGATATCAATCCGCTCGAATATCCTTTGAAGTCGATTTATCTCTACATCCTCGTTTTGATGACCTTCGTGATCCTATTGGCGGCGACATGGTTTGGCTTCTATCTGGCCAAACAGCTGTCCATCCCGTTGGTGCAATTGGGCCGGGCCACACGCCGGGTTGCGGGTGGGGATTACACGCCGTTAGAAGTGCGCTCCGGATCGGAAGAGATCAACGATCTTATTGCGAGCTTCAACTCTATGACGATCACTTTGGAGCGAACGCTTGAAGAACTCGATCAGCACGCGCGTTACACAGACACCGTGTTGAGAAACGTGAGTGCGGGCGTGATTTCGGTGGACGAACTGGGTTTCGTGACGACGATCAATCGCCATGCCGCTCAGTTGCTGAAAATCGAGCCTGAAAAATTCATTGGCAAATCCGTGCGCGATCTTCTGACGTTAGAGTACTTCCGTACTTTCGCGGAATTACAGAAAACCATGGTGGATCATAAAATCGAAAGTATCCAAAAAGAACTTCGTCTGAATGTGCAAGGGGAGGCGATTCCTCTTTTGATGACGCTTTCTATGCTGAAAGATGAGAAGGGCCAAGAGATCGGGAAGATTCTTGTGTTCGACGACATGACTCCGATTGTGAACGCGCAGAGAGCGGCCGCCTGGACGGAAGTGGCTCGTCGTATCGCGCATGAAATTAAGAACCCGTTAACTCCAATCAAACTTTCCGCAGAACGTTTGCAAAGAAAGTTCGGAACTTCCATCACGGACCCTGCGTTCAGTGAATGCACGACGATGATCGTGAAACAAGTGGACGGTTTGAAAAATCTTGTGAACGAGTTTAGTAACTTTGCGCGTTTGCCTCAGGCTCGGCCTGTGGTGGCGAACTTGAACAGCGTGGTGGAAGAATCATTGGGACTTTATCGCCAGGCTCATCCGCAGATCCGCTTTGAATTTAATAAGGATGGGGAGCTTCCCGATTTCAAATTTGACCCCGATCAGATCAAGCGGGTCCTTGTGAATTTGGTCGATAACTCTGTTTCCGCTGTTGCAAAAGAGCCACAGGCCACAGTTCAGGTTATGACTCGATACGATAAAGACATTAAAACGGTGCGTTTGACGGTGGCGGATAACGGGGAAGGTATTCCTGCGGCAGATCGAAGTCGCATTTTTGAGCCATACTACTCTACAAAAGAAGGCGGAACTGGGTTAGGTTTAGCCATTGTGAAAAGAATCATTGAAGATCACAATGGTTTTATTCGCGCGACTGCTAACGAGCCCCGCGGGGTGAAGATGGTGATCGAAATGCCTGTCAACGAAGTTGGGGCATGGAAGCCATCTGGAGAGTAAGAAAGAAGGTTCCGTCATGACGGCACTCACAACAAAAATTTTAATTATCGACGACGAAGCTCCGATTCGGGATGTGCTTTCGGCTTCTTTGCAAGACGAAGGCTATCAGATTTCTTTGGCCCACGACGGAGAGTCGGGTTTGCAAGCGCTTCGCGATTTTCAACCTGACATTGTCTTCCTCGATATTTGGATGCCGGGCAAATATGACGGTATCGAAGTTTTGACGATGGCTCGCAAAGAATTCCCGCACGTCGAGTTCGTGATGATCTCAGGTCACGGCACGATTGAGACAGCGGTGAAAGCCACGAAGCTAGGCGCTTGGGACTTCATTGAAAAACCATTGTCGATGGATAAGATCCTTATCGTGATTTCAAACATCTTAAGCTACCAACAACAAAAAGAAGAAAAAGTTCTTTTGTTGAATAAGCTTCGTAAATCAATCGCATTGATCGGTGAAGCACCATCGATTGTGACGACGAAACAAATTATCGCGCGTGTGGCGCCGACAAACTCTTGGGTTTTGATTCAAGGTGAAGCGGGCACAGGCAAAGAGCTTGTCGCACAGAACATTCACTACATGAGTGCACGTGCCAGCCGTCCGTTTGTGGAAATCAATTGCGGCGGTATTCCTGAAGATCTTCTCGAATCAGAAATTTTCGGTATCGAAAAAGGCGCGATGCCGGGTGTGGACCGTCCTAAAAAAGGAAAGTTGGATCTGGCTCAAGGCGGAACTTTGTATATCGCCGAGATCTGTGAAATGAACATGGCGGTCCAGGCAAAACTTTTGAATTACTTGGATGCCAAAAAATATTCGCGCGTGGGCGGCAACGAACAGATCGAAAATGACGTGCGCGTGATTGCGGCTTCTTCCCGTGAACTTGAAAAAGAAGTTAAAGAAGGCCGTTTCCGCGAAGATCTTTATTATCGCCTCAATGTGATTCCTTTCCGTGTGCCGGCGTTACGTGAACACATGGAAGACATCCCGGTGCTGGTTTCCTATTTCTCTGACAACGTCGCTCGTGAAAGCGGTTACCCTAAAAAGGTTTTCTCTGAAAAAGCGATCGAGAAAATGGTTTCTTACCTCTGGCCGGGGAACGTGAGAGAACTTAAAAACTTCATCGAGCGCGTGTATATTTTAACTCCGAGCGATTTCGTTGACGTGCATGACTTGCGCTTTGCAGGTTTGATCGACAAAGACGACGAAAAAGCGGTCGAGATGCAAGACCTTTCGACATTCCGAGAGGCCCGCGCTCAATTTGAAAAAGAATATCTTCTGCGAAAAATTTCCGAGAACAACGGAAACATCAGCAGAACCGCCGAAGTCATTGGTTTGGAAAGAAGTTACCTTCACAGAAAAATCAAAGCCTACGGCATCGACACGAAAGACAACTAGGGAAAAAGGTACCAGGTTCCCTTTTCCCATGAGAAAGAGATTAGAAGATGGCAGATACAGCAATTGTTCCAACACGCGCCCAGAACTACCCTGAGTGGTACCAACAAGTTATTGTCGCCGCTGACATGGCAGAGAATTCGCCTGTTCGTGGTTGTATGGTTATTAAACCCTGGGGTTACGCCGTTTGGGAAAACATGCAGGCGGTTTTAGATCGCATGTTCAAAGATACGGGCCACGTGAATGCCTACTTCCCTTTGTTGATTCCTTTAAGCTTCCTGGAAAAAGAAGCCGCTCACGTCGAAGGCTTCGCGAAGGAGTGCGCGGTTGTTACACATCACCGTCTTAAAGGCGACGGCAATGGCAAGCTAGTACCAGATGGCGAGTTGGAAGAGCCGCTCATCATTCGTCCAACGAGTGAAACAATCATCGGCCACCAGTTCGCGAAATGGGTGAAGTCTTACCGTGACCTGCCAATCTTGGTGAACCAATGGTGTAACGTGATGAGATGGGAAATGCGTACGCGCATGTTCCTAAGAACGGCGGAATTCCTTTGGCAAGAAGGCCATACAGTGCACGCGACGGCGAAAGAAGCTGAGCAGGAAACTTTGCAGATGTTGGATGTTTACGCTGACTTTGCAGAAAAGTACATGGCGATGCCTGTAATCAAAGGGATGAAAACACCGGATGAAAGATTCCCGGGCGCGGTAGACACTTATACGATTGAAGCGTTGATGCAAGACCGTAAGGCTTTGCAGGCGGGAACGTCGCACTTTCTTGGTCAGAACTTTGCGAAAGCCTCAGAAATCAAATATCTCAGTGCGGAAGGCAAAGAAGAGTTTGCTTGGACAACATCGTGGGGTGTCTCCACACGTCTTATCGGCGGCTTGATCATGACCCACAGTGATGACAACGGTTTTGTGGCTCCGCCAAGAATTGCTCCGTTGCACGTCGTGATTATCCCGATCTATCGCAACGACGAGGAAAAAGCGCAAGTTCTTGAGTACGTTCAAGGCTTGGCGAAAGATTTGAAACAACAAAATTACGCGGGCGGCTCTGTTCGTGTGAAAATCGACGACCGTGATATGCGTGGTGGTGAAAAAGCATGGCAGTACATCAAGCAAGGTGTGCCTGTGCGTGTGGAAGTCGGTCCTCGTGATATGGCGAAAGGTGAAGTGTTTGTCGGTCGTCGCGATCGTGGTCCCAAAGACAAGGCATCGCAAACGAAAACGGCTTTTGTTGAAGGAATCGCAAATCTTCTACAAGAAATTCAAGACGGTCTTTTCGAAAGAGCGAAAAAGTTCCGCGATGAACACATCAAACGCATCACGAACTTGCAGGACTTTGAAAAGTTCTTCGCCGGCGATGAAACGACGGCTCCTGGTTTTGCTATGGTGCCTTGGTGTGAAGAAGGTATGGGACATGAGTTGTTGGCAAAGCTGAAAGTCACTCCTCGT
This region of Bdellovibrio sp. 22V genomic DNA includes:
- a CDS encoding riboflavin synthase, giving the protein MFSGIVESVMPIVSSEELQNAYRIKIKKPSEFNDIKLGDSIACDGVCLTVEAFDNEQMTFALAAETIQVLNWNPQSWIGKQVNLERSLRFGDRIHGHLVTGHVDSLGTVMRAELEGESFFLDVKVKDSILPYVWKKGSITLNGVSLTVNDLRADTVSVCLIPETLKRTNLGALKVGASINVEPDYMARAIQRSLEVRKD
- the ribB gene encoding 3,4-dihydroxy-2-butanone-4-phosphate synthase; translation: MSFNTIPEIIDDIRAGKMVILVDDEDRENEGDLILATDHVTTQAINFMITEARGLVCLTVTAQQIERLQLPLMVRDEMNFAPNKTAFTVSIEAAEGISTGISAADRAHTLRVAANPHAKPSDIHMPGHIFPIRAQQGGVLKRAGHTEASVDLARLAGLNPAAVICEVMNPDGTMARVGDLKEFAKKHGLKIGTIVDLIAYRLANETLVEELGGFDLPASFGENMKARVFRSTVDGLEHLVIQKGEVHPESETLVRVHVDNFTRDFMAVLQRGASTVVESLKLINEEKSGVFVLLRGNNRTQGLVQELQVLVGMGDVRPATPLMDERDYGIGAQILREIGAHKIRLLTNKPEKKVGLKAFGIEIVEIVAIENIKGQK
- a CDS encoding sigma-54 dependent transcriptional regulator, with amino-acid sequence MTALTTKILIIDDEAPIRDVLSASLQDEGYQISLAHDGESGLQALRDFQPDIVFLDIWMPGKYDGIEVLTMARKEFPHVEFVMISGHGTIETAVKATKLGAWDFIEKPLSMDKILIVISNILSYQQQKEEKVLLLNKLRKSIALIGEAPSIVTTKQIIARVAPTNSWVLIQGEAGTGKELVAQNIHYMSARASRPFVEINCGGIPEDLLESEIFGIEKGAMPGVDRPKKGKLDLAQGGTLYIAEICEMNMAVQAKLLNYLDAKKYSRVGGNEQIENDVRVIAASSRELEKEVKEGRFREDLYYRLNVIPFRVPALREHMEDIPVLVSYFSDNVARESGYPKKVFSEKAIEKMVSYLWPGNVRELKNFIERVYILTPSDFVDVHDLRFAGLIDKDDEKAVEMQDLSTFREARAQFEKEYLLRKISENNGNISRTAEVIGLERSYLHRKIKAYGIDTKDN
- a CDS encoding ATP-binding protein, whose product is MENTPVNDEFLPPGPQEFRKRRREILLVLVVSFLFGLLTWFEIRLFATSQQLPFVHSIFFFGLVNFNIILLLLLLFMIFRNVVKVFVERQGKIFGSSLKAKLIAAFVAFSFVPTVLMFIISVFYINSSFDKWFSAKMAGVLKSSIEVTNAYYFNAKKKNYHFAHQIADSIRPLRSQNDVKNRIEKLRKDFSLDAVEYYPSLFGKRQVVTAEDDNVPTVPAVSLEFLQKGIKLQAEASIIHQFGDGNLVRVIVPVQEGAEKGAVVVSSFLPLSLISKMNDISTAYDEFRDINPLEYPLKSIYLYILVLMTFVILLAATWFGFYLAKQLSIPLVQLGRATRRVAGGDYTPLEVRSGSEEINDLIASFNSMTITLERTLEELDQHARYTDTVLRNVSAGVISVDELGFVTTINRHAAQLLKIEPEKFIGKSVRDLLTLEYFRTFAELQKTMVDHKIESIQKELRLNVQGEAIPLLMTLSMLKDEKGQEIGKILVFDDMTPIVNAQRAAAWTEVARRIAHEIKNPLTPIKLSAERLQRKFGTSITDPAFSECTTMIVKQVDGLKNLVNEFSNFARLPQARPVVANLNSVVEESLGLYRQAHPQIRFEFNKDGELPDFKFDPDQIKRVLVNLVDNSVSAVAKEPQATVQVMTRYDKDIKTVRLTVADNGEGIPAADRSRIFEPYYSTKEGGTGLGLAIVKRIIEDHNGFIRATANEPRGVKMVIEMPVNEVGAWKPSGE
- the proS gene encoding proline--tRNA ligase translates to MADTAIVPTRAQNYPEWYQQVIVAADMAENSPVRGCMVIKPWGYAVWENMQAVLDRMFKDTGHVNAYFPLLIPLSFLEKEAAHVEGFAKECAVVTHHRLKGDGNGKLVPDGELEEPLIIRPTSETIIGHQFAKWVKSYRDLPILVNQWCNVMRWEMRTRMFLRTAEFLWQEGHTVHATAKEAEQETLQMLDVYADFAEKYMAMPVIKGMKTPDERFPGAVDTYTIEALMQDRKALQAGTSHFLGQNFAKASEIKYLSAEGKEEFAWTTSWGVSTRLIGGLIMTHSDDNGFVAPPRIAPLHVVIIPIYRNDEEKAQVLEYVQGLAKDLKQQNYAGGSVRVKIDDRDMRGGEKAWQYIKQGVPVRVEVGPRDMAKGEVFVGRRDRGPKDKASQTKTAFVEGIANLLQEIQDGLFERAKKFRDEHIKRITNLQDFEKFFAGDETTAPGFAMVPWCEEGMGHELLAKLKVTPRCAPLQQDAVQGNCIFSGKPATKWVLFAKSY
- the ribH gene encoding 6,7-dimethyl-8-ribityllumazine synthase; this encodes MSIKVGVVTARFNNEITEKLEEGAISYLESCDGVEIFAALVPGAVELPLACQAFLDAGCDGVVALGAVIRGETSHYDYVCNSVTDGITRLMLDYKKPVGFGVLTTENEEQALDRAGGKHGNKGAEAAQVVMEMIGLTQEIPAALKTAAIMAKGQSTKSAKSTSKTAAKASKKKKKARK